A stretch of Halococcus saccharolyticus DSM 5350 DNA encodes these proteins:
- a CDS encoding TIGR01548 family HAD-type hydrolase, whose amino-acid sequence MRGDAVVLDVDGVLVDVADSYRRAIVESVATVYDETIERDDLQAFKDAGGFNDDWELTHAVALYVLASREGLDMTIDEFTDHIAGTGGGLDAAETVVADSLAPDERERVLAAWDRDRLRDVFQQRYLGRDLYRELEGGEPEPEIAGEGLINDEPTLVDPATIDRLTTEFSVGVLTGRPAVEADIALDRVGLDVPEDYRFTMDDPAPGKPDPTALVALAEEFDAHRTVFVGDTLDDVRTAVNASETDSNREYLGVGVLTGGLSGKSGREKFERAGAEAVVETVNDLDGLLEPT is encoded by the coding sequence GTGAGAGGCGATGCGGTCGTGCTCGATGTCGACGGTGTGCTCGTGGACGTCGCCGACTCGTACCGCCGGGCGATCGTCGAGTCGGTCGCGACGGTGTACGACGAGACCATCGAGAGAGACGATCTCCAGGCGTTCAAGGACGCCGGCGGGTTCAACGACGACTGGGAACTCACCCACGCGGTCGCGCTCTACGTCCTCGCGTCGCGCGAGGGCCTCGATATGACGATCGACGAGTTCACGGACCACATCGCAGGGACGGGCGGCGGGCTCGACGCCGCCGAGACAGTGGTCGCGGACAGCCTCGCACCCGACGAACGCGAGCGGGTGCTCGCAGCGTGGGATCGCGATCGGCTCCGCGACGTCTTCCAGCAGCGCTATCTCGGCCGCGATCTCTATCGCGAACTCGAAGGCGGTGAGCCGGAGCCCGAGATCGCTGGCGAGGGGTTGATCAACGACGAGCCCACCCTCGTCGATCCGGCGACGATCGACCGACTGACGACCGAGTTTTCGGTGGGCGTACTCACCGGTCGTCCGGCCGTCGAGGCCGATATCGCGCTCGACAGGGTGGGGCTCGACGTGCCCGAGGACTACCGGTTCACGATGGACGATCCCGCGCCGGGCAAACCCGATCCGACGGCGCTCGTCGCGCTTGCCGAGGAGTTCGACGCCCACCGGACAGTGTTCGTCGGTGACACGCTCGACGATGTCCGTACTGCGGTGAACGCGAGCGAGACCGACTCCAACCGCGAGTATCTCGGCGTGGGCGTGCTGACCGGCGGCCTTTCGGGGAAGTCTGGCCGCGAGAAGTTCGAGCGTGCGGGTGCGGAGGCTGTGGTCGAGACGGTGAACGATCTCGACGGATTGCTGGAACCGACGTAG
- a CDS encoding tryptophanase: protein MRAYKAKAVERIELPDREAREHYLREAGYNAFNLDADAVFIDLLTDSGTGTMSDEQWAALLRGDESYAGSESFQRLESAVADVMGFERIVPAHQGRGAENVLYGALISKGDYVPNNTHFDTTRAHITNAGGEPVDCPIESEPGDPFQGNLDVDGVRELASEVGAERIPAVVVTITNNSLAGQPVSIENLREARTVANDLDARLVIDACRFAENAYFVTQRETEFAGESVADVAREQLAVADAIVMSGKKDGLANVGGFVGVRADDDELYEQARQRGILYEGFTTYGGMAGRDLEAMAVGLREAVEETYVESRVEQVAELGELLQEVGVPIRTPTGGHAVYVDAGEFLPSIPHEEFPGQALVCALYREGGVRGVELGELAFPGTERDQLVRLCLPRRTYFRDHLEHVAETFAAVAERREELPGYEIVDEPEMKELRHFSAELRPIE from the coding sequence CGGTCGAGCGGATCGAACTTCCCGACCGCGAGGCGCGTGAGCACTACCTCCGCGAGGCAGGCTACAACGCTTTCAATCTCGACGCAGATGCGGTGTTCATCGATCTTCTGACCGACAGCGGTACCGGGACGATGAGCGACGAGCAGTGGGCGGCGCTGCTCCGCGGCGACGAGTCGTACGCCGGGAGCGAGAGTTTCCAGCGCCTCGAATCCGCGGTCGCGGACGTGATGGGATTCGAGCGTATCGTCCCCGCTCACCAGGGCCGCGGCGCGGAGAACGTCCTCTACGGCGCGCTGATCTCGAAGGGCGATTACGTCCCGAACAACACCCATTTCGACACGACGCGGGCGCATATCACGAACGCCGGCGGCGAGCCCGTCGACTGTCCGATCGAGAGCGAGCCGGGCGATCCGTTTCAGGGAAACCTCGACGTCGATGGGGTTCGGGAACTCGCCAGCGAGGTCGGCGCGGAGCGGATCCCCGCGGTGGTCGTCACGATCACGAACAACTCGCTGGCCGGCCAACCCGTCAGCATCGAGAACCTCCGCGAAGCGCGCACGGTCGCGAACGACCTCGACGCACGGCTCGTCATCGACGCCTGCCGGTTCGCGGAGAACGCCTACTTCGTCACGCAGCGCGAGACCGAGTTCGCGGGCGAGAGCGTCGCCGACGTCGCCCGCGAACAACTCGCGGTCGCCGACGCGATCGTGATGAGTGGGAAGAAAGACGGCCTCGCGAACGTCGGCGGGTTCGTCGGCGTGCGCGCGGACGACGACGAACTGTACGAACAGGCCCGCCAGCGCGGCATTCTCTACGAGGGATTCACCACCTACGGCGGGATGGCGGGCCGCGATCTCGAAGCGATGGCGGTCGGGCTGCGCGAGGCGGTCGAGGAAACGTACGTCGAGTCGCGCGTCGAGCAGGTCGCCGAACTCGGTGAACTTCTCCAAGAAGTCGGCGTGCCGATCCGTACCCCGACCGGCGGCCACGCGGTCTACGTCGACGCTGGTGAGTTCCTGCCATCGATTCCGCACGAGGAGTTCCCGGGTCAGGCGCTCGTCTGCGCGCTCTACCGCGAGGGCGGCGTCCGCGGGGTCGAACTCGGCGAACTCGCCTTCCCCGGAACCGAACGGGATCAACTCGTCCGGCTCTGTCTTCCCCGTCGAACGTACTTCCGGGACCACCTCGAACACGTCGCCGAGACGTTCGCGGCGGTCGCGGAGCGCCGCGAAGAACTCCCGGGATACGAGATCGTCGACGAGCCAGAAATGAAGGAACTACGCCACTTCAGCGCCGAACTCCGACCGATCGAGTGA
- the npdG gene encoding NADPH-dependent F420 reductase, with product MRIALLGGTGDIGEGLALRLPRDTDHEVVVGSRDPEKARDRAAAYEGELAERGIDTKINGFENPMAADRADVAVACVPAYHLADTVDAVADSLDDTILVSPAVGMQRDEVGMHYNPPGVGSVTALAADAAPEDVPVVGAFHGLAAGRLADLDADLGWDVPVVGDDEAAKATVTDLIDAIDGLRGLDAGPLAAAPEVESLTPLLINVAANNEGLADLGVKFD from the coding sequence ATGCGGATCGCACTCCTCGGCGGCACGGGCGACATCGGCGAAGGACTCGCACTACGATTGCCGCGCGATACCGATCACGAGGTCGTCGTCGGCTCGCGCGACCCCGAGAAGGCCCGCGATCGCGCCGCGGCCTACGAAGGCGAACTCGCGGAGCGCGGGATCGACACGAAGATCAACGGGTTCGAGAACCCGATGGCGGCCGATCGAGCGGATGTCGCGGTCGCGTGCGTCCCGGCCTATCACCTCGCGGACACCGTCGATGCGGTCGCGGATTCGCTCGACGACACCATCCTCGTGAGCCCTGCGGTCGGGATGCAACGCGACGAGGTTGGGATGCACTACAACCCACCAGGCGTCGGGAGCGTGACCGCGCTCGCGGCCGACGCCGCGCCCGAGGACGTTCCGGTCGTGGGCGCGTTTCACGGTCTCGCCGCCGGTCGGCTCGCGGATCTCGACGCCGATCTCGGCTGGGACGTGCCAGTGGTCGGGGACGACGAGGCCGCGAAAGCCACCGTGACAGATCTCATCGACGCCATCGACGGGCTCCGCGGGCTCGACGCCGGCCCGCTCGCGGCTGCCCCCGAGGTCGAGAGCCTCACGCCGCTGCTCATCAACGTCGCAGCCAACAATGAGGGTCTCGCTGACCTCGGTGTGA
- a CDS encoding DUF7534 family protein: MARSRFRQFLATSLGVVALAFFLGAVLAPPDPLTQLYYTIPVLVIGIPYSYWRVYRDEGDEKRIDHG; encoded by the coding sequence ATGGCGAGGTCACGCTTTCGGCAGTTCCTCGCGACATCGCTGGGTGTCGTGGCGCTCGCGTTCTTCCTCGGAGCGGTCCTCGCACCACCCGATCCGCTCACACAGCTCTACTACACGATCCCGGTTTTGGTGATCGGTATCCCGTACTCGTACTGGCGTGTCTATCGCGACGAGGGCGACGAAAAGCGGATCGACCACGGGTGA
- a CDS encoding archaemetzincin family Zn-dependent metalloprotease, producing MHVDIVPVGDVPAPITRAASAGLRSVYDCDATLHDARALPADAYDEGRGQYRAEAFIELAGRVGAAEKNIALTTQDLFYRRRNYVFGLAYLSGNGSVVSTYRLQTPADGGRSERTEDDVFAERIRKEVVHEIGHTLGLEHCDDDRCVMNFSPTVREVDVKRQHLCGDCQRVVD from the coding sequence ATGCACGTCGACATCGTGCCGGTCGGCGACGTCCCCGCGCCGATCACGCGGGCAGCCTCGGCCGGGCTCCGATCGGTCTACGACTGCGACGCCACGCTCCACGACGCCCGTGCGCTCCCGGCTGACGCCTACGACGAGGGCCGCGGCCAGTACCGCGCCGAGGCGTTCATCGAACTCGCCGGACGGGTCGGCGCGGCCGAAAAGAACATCGCACTCACCACCCAGGACCTCTTCTACCGCCGGCGAAACTACGTGTTCGGGCTCGCCTACCTTTCGGGCAACGGCAGCGTGGTCTCGACCTACCGACTCCAGACCCCCGCCGACGGCGGCCGCTCCGAGCGCACCGAGGACGACGTCTTCGCCGAGCGTATCCGGAAGGAGGTCGTCCACGAGATCGGCCACACACTCGGTCTCGAACACTGCGACGACGACCGGTGCGTGATGAACTTCTCGCCGACGGTACGCGAGGTCGACGTCAAACGACAACACCTGTGTGGCGACTGCCAGCGAGTCGTCGACTGA
- a CDS encoding UPF0146 family protein, producing MNPLTRALAVRLADFDRLVEVGVGARTGLAGALADTGAAVTATDIRSRSVPDGVAFVCDDVTDPALETYTDADAIYARNLPPELHRPARDLARKVDAAFLFTTLGGEFPTVPTATETLPGGTLFRATDRGSVGSGRGGDTRAPDRRVTHGDAGRRGG from the coding sequence GTGAACCCCCTCACTCGCGCCCTCGCCGTGCGCCTCGCGGACTTCGATCGACTCGTCGAGGTCGGCGTCGGCGCGCGAACCGGACTCGCCGGTGCGCTCGCTGACACGGGCGCAGCCGTAACGGCGACTGACATTCGCTCCCGTTCGGTTCCCGACGGCGTCGCGTTCGTCTGCGACGACGTGACTGACCCCGCCCTCGAAACCTACACCGACGCCGACGCGATCTACGCGCGCAACCTCCCACCCGAACTCCACCGTCCCGCTCGCGATCTCGCGCGAAAGGTGGATGCCGCTTTTCTATTCACCACGCTCGGCGGCGAGTTCCCGACCGTGCCGACCGCGACCGAAACCCTCCCCGGCGGTACGCTGTTCCGAGCGACCGACCGCGGCTCTGTCGGGAGCGGACGAGGCGGGGACACACGGGCTCCCGACCGACGGGTGACGCATGGCGACGCCGGACGAAGAGGGGGGTGA